Sequence from the Verrucomicrobiia bacterium genome:
CGGTCGCCGACCTGGCCGAGGCGGGCGACGGCGCCGTTGAGTTCGATGGCGCCGGAGCCCGGGGGTCCGGGAATGACGTAGGTTTCCCAGCGGGCGCCGTTGGCCATGTTGCCGCAGAGGATGCGCTCGTAAGGGAGGAGATCCGCCGCCTGCATCAGGTCCGAGGCGATGGTCAGGCTGCCTTCGTAATCCAGACTGGCCGCGGTGACGGTGGCGCGATGGACTTTGGATTTGAGGAGGTGAACGAGCATGAAACGGTGGGGGTCCGGCGGTTGCCGGATTCCCGAACGGCCCGGGATGCGGCGGACCGCGCACCGGATCGATGCGGAAGGGTACAGGGATGGAGTCGGGCGGAACAATCCCCGTTTTGGCGGGCGTTGACGCTGCGGGCAGGGCCGGGTGAGTATCGGCGCGGAATTTCGGAACCAGCACCTATCGAGGAAGCACTTCAACCTTCACCAACGTATGGCAGACAAAGTTCTCCGGGTCGGCATGGTCGGGTACAACTTCATGGGCAAGGCGCATTCGAATGCGTGGCGCCAGGTAAACCATTTCTTTCCGGAACTGCCCGCCCGCGTCGAGATGCACACCTTGTGCGGGCGCAACCGCGAGGCGGCCACCCGGCACGCGGCCCTGTACGGATGGAACCATGTGGAGCACGACTTCCAGGCGCTGCTGGACAACCCGGACATCGATATCATCGACATCACCAGCCCGAACAATCAGCACGCCGAGATGGCCATTGCGGCGTGCCACGCGGGCAAGGCCGTGCTCTGCGAGAAGCCCCTGGCGATGAATGTGGCCGAGGCCGAGGCCGTGGTGGCCGCCGCGAAGAAGAACAAGACCATCAACATGGTCTGCCACAATTACCGGCGGGCCCCGGCCATCGCCTTCGCTCGCCAGATGATCGAGAACGGCGACCTTGGCGACCGGTTCTTCCACTTCCGGGCGCGGTATGCCCAGGACTGGATCGTGGATCCGAGCTTCCCGCTGGTCTGGCGCCTGCAGAAGGCCGTCGCCGGGTCCGGGTCCCACGGCGACCTCGCGGCGCACCTGATCGACGTCGCGCACTATCTGATCGGTGGCATGAAGGAGGTGTGCGGATTGATGGAGACCTTCGTCAAGGAGCGCCCGGTTCTCGCCGAGGTGGGGGCCGGCCTGAGCGCCAAGGCGGGAACCAAGATGGGCAAGGTGACCGTCGACGACGCGGTGAGTTTTGTAGGCCGCTTCAAGAACGGGGCAGTGTGCAACATCGAGGCGACCCGCTTCGCCACCGGGCACAAGAACGGCATGGAGTTCGAGATCAATGGCAACAAGGGCTCCATCATGTTCGCCTTCGAGGACATGAACCGCCTGAAGTATTACAGCGCGGCGGATCCGGCCGGAAAGCAGGGCTTCCGGGATATCCTGGTGAGCGAACCCGGGGTGCATCCCTACTGGAAGGC
This genomic interval carries:
- a CDS encoding aspartate 1-decarboxylase gives rise to the protein MLVHLLKSKVHRATVTAASLDYEGSLTIASDLMQAADLLPYERILCGNMANGARWETYVIPGPPGSGAIELNGAVARLGQVGDRLTIMAFASVDAASAAGWRPRVLVLDEHNRLLPTPSRSAPLPS
- a CDS encoding Gfo/Idh/MocA family oxidoreductase; translation: MADKVLRVGMVGYNFMGKAHSNAWRQVNHFFPELPARVEMHTLCGRNREAATRHAALYGWNHVEHDFQALLDNPDIDIIDITSPNNQHAEMAIAACHAGKAVLCEKPLAMNVAEAEAVVAAAKKNKTINMVCHNYRRAPAIAFARQMIENGDLGDRFFHFRARYAQDWIVDPSFPLVWRLQKAVAGSGSHGDLAAHLIDVAHYLIGGMKEVCGLMETFVKERPVLAEVGAGLSAKAGTKMGKVTVDDAVSFVGRFKNGAVCNIEATRFATGHKNGMEFEINGNKGSIMFAFEDMNRLKYYSAADPAGKQGFRDILVSEPGVHPYWKAWWPPGHIIGYEHTFVHTVADLITNVVEGRNTHPTFADGLECQRVLDAVDQSAKTKAWVKV